A portion of the Bifidobacterium bifidum ATCC 29521 = JCM 1255 = DSM 20456 genome contains these proteins:
- a CDS encoding ATP synthase subunit B family protein yields MDESTNDGIVNVGDGNDGGAAMNPATGTEPAAQSTDAYSVTYAAAARLNDAPESAAPASVWDEMSHKPQPAAAATHENKPDISDYAKQSKPTFPISQLPDLRETLDPKADMNPEEVKSREEFTTVYDIIDSMEATLEAAKTSLFAPSMVRVDREEFAGQLDELKRMLPVQLERASALMREAERRLESAQTQANAIIASAQSRAADTLDEANKQAQILVGQENITDKARQRARAILDKAQARADHLTNGADEYCTTVMTGLQEQLGKLSHDVQAGLNVLEERQRAAGEQMPHLNINDYPEAQ; encoded by the coding sequence ACGACGGCGGCGCCGCCATGAATCCCGCGACCGGCACCGAGCCGGCCGCGCAGTCGACCGACGCCTACAGCGTCACGTATGCGGCCGCGGCGCGGCTGAACGATGCGCCGGAAAGCGCGGCACCTGCCAGCGTGTGGGACGAAATGTCGCACAAGCCGCAGCCGGCCGCCGCTGCGACGCACGAGAACAAGCCGGACATATCCGATTACGCGAAGCAGTCCAAGCCGACGTTCCCGATCAGTCAGCTCCCCGATTTGCGCGAGACGCTGGATCCGAAGGCCGACATGAACCCCGAGGAGGTGAAGTCCCGCGAGGAGTTCACCACCGTCTATGACATCATCGACTCGATGGAGGCGACGCTGGAGGCCGCGAAGACCAGCCTGTTCGCGCCCAGCATGGTGCGTGTGGACCGCGAGGAGTTCGCCGGTCAGCTGGACGAGCTCAAGCGGATGCTCCCGGTGCAGCTGGAGCGCGCGTCCGCGCTGATGCGCGAGGCCGAGCGGCGCTTGGAATCCGCGCAGACGCAGGCGAACGCCATCATCGCGTCGGCGCAGAGCCGTGCCGCCGACACGTTGGACGAGGCCAACAAGCAGGCGCAGATCCTCGTCGGCCAGGAGAACATCACCGACAAGGCGCGGCAGCGTGCGCGTGCGATTCTCGACAAGGCGCAGGCGCGTGCCGACCATCTGACCAATGGCGCCGACGAGTACTGCACGACGGTGATGACCGGCCTGCAGGAGCAGCTCGGCAAGCTCAGTCACGACGTGCAGGCAGGACTCAACGTGCTTGAGGAACGGCAGCGTGCGGCGGGCGAGCAGATGCCGCACCTGAACATCAACGATTATCCGGAAGCGCAGTAG
- a CDS encoding YceD family protein: protein MARPEDSAWAVSVAQVTSRPGQSKTVDVVFPAPSGIGDEVIGVKEGADVSVHGSFDSIVDGLVLTARIEAPVAAECTRCLKPIKRDWGVDVVAFFPYEESAKARSHGKPKNEDVEIVAGEDESEDVYPLSRDGAFADLEALLRDTLVEALPLQPLCREDCRGLCSQCGVDLNEHPDHHHDVTDLRFAALAGLKAQLEAEEHGDK, encoded by the coding sequence ATGGCACGACCGGAGGATTCCGCATGGGCGGTCAGCGTGGCGCAGGTGACGTCTCGGCCGGGGCAGTCCAAGACGGTGGATGTGGTGTTTCCCGCGCCGAGCGGCATCGGCGATGAGGTCATCGGCGTGAAGGAGGGCGCGGACGTCAGCGTGCACGGCTCGTTCGACTCGATAGTCGACGGCCTGGTGCTGACCGCTCGCATCGAAGCGCCCGTCGCGGCCGAGTGCACACGCTGCCTCAAGCCCATCAAGCGCGATTGGGGTGTGGACGTCGTCGCGTTCTTCCCCTACGAGGAGAGCGCGAAGGCCCGCTCGCACGGCAAGCCCAAGAACGAGGACGTGGAGATCGTCGCGGGGGAGGACGAGTCCGAGGACGTGTATCCGCTGAGCCGAGACGGGGCGTTCGCCGACCTGGAGGCGCTGCTGCGTGACACGCTGGTGGAGGCGCTGCCATTGCAGCCCCTGTGCCGCGAGGACTGCCGGGGACTGTGCTCGCAGTGCGGCGTCGACCTCAACGAGCACCCGGACCATCATCATGACGTGACCGATCTGCGGTTCGCGGCTCTGGCCGGGTTGAAGGCCCAGCTGGAGGCCGAGGAGCACGGCGACAAGTAA
- the rpmF gene encoding 50S ribosomal protein L32 — protein sequence MALPKYKTSRANTHSRRANWKATAAQTIACPNCGAPALPHMACPSCGSYRGRVYRAAIRSAHTK from the coding sequence ATGGCACTGCCTAAGTACAAGACCTCGCGCGCCAACACGCACTCGCGTCGCGCGAACTGGAAGGCTACCGCCGCCCAGACCATCGCATGCCCGAACTGCGGCGCTCCGGCGCTGCCGCACATGGCTTGCCCGAGCTGCGGCTCCTACCGCGGCCGCGTGTACCGCGCAGCCATTCGCTCCGCTCACACCAAGTGA
- the rnc gene encoding ribonuclease III — protein MTEPEPREELFSALGVTISPDLLIQALTHRSFSHEHPGTSNYERLEFLGDAVLELVSTETLFTLHPDMTEGQLAKMRAKAVSEEALSAIARDKLHVGPFILLGHGEAESGGAEKSSILCDIVESLIGATFLEHGIEGARKVVHRLIDDTLAEVATEGPALDWKTSLTVKAHELGLDEPRYRMSVSGPEYAQEFTAKATIGPKDDIIGKGTGTSKRKAQLAAAEMAWHELDRYAPALKAARKNGSSKHRRSGSAGN, from the coding sequence ATGACTGAACCTGAACCGCGCGAAGAGCTGTTCTCCGCGCTGGGCGTCACCATCAGCCCGGATCTGCTGATACAGGCGCTCACCCATCGTTCGTTCTCGCACGAACACCCCGGCACATCGAACTATGAGCGGCTGGAATTCCTCGGCGACGCCGTGCTGGAACTGGTATCGACCGAGACGCTGTTCACGCTGCATCCCGACATGACCGAAGGCCAGCTGGCGAAGATGCGCGCCAAGGCCGTTTCGGAGGAGGCCCTGTCGGCGATCGCCCGGGACAAGTTGCACGTCGGACCGTTCATCCTGCTCGGGCACGGCGAGGCGGAGTCCGGCGGTGCCGAGAAAAGCTCCATTCTGTGCGACATCGTCGAATCGCTGATCGGCGCCACGTTCCTGGAGCACGGCATCGAAGGCGCGCGCAAGGTCGTGCACCGGCTCATCGACGACACGTTGGCGGAAGTGGCCACCGAAGGACCAGCCCTGGACTGGAAGACCTCGCTGACCGTGAAGGCGCACGAGCTCGGCCTGGATGAGCCGCGGTACCGCATGAGCGTGTCCGGCCCCGAATACGCGCAGGAATTCACCGCCAAGGCCACCATCGGCCCGAAAGACGACATCATCGGCAAGGGTACCGGCACCAGCAAGCGCAAGGCGCAGCTCGCCGCGGCGGAAATGGCCTGGCATGAGCTCGACCGGTACGCGCCCGCGCTCAAGGCGGCCCGCAAGAACGGCTCGTCCAAGCACCGGCGCAGCGGCTCGGCCGGCAACTGA
- a CDS encoding acetolactate synthase large subunit — MALPTPLQAFSGVPKNTASADKQTIIDGEKMTGAQALIRALEDLGVQDVFGLPGGAILPVFHAINDDTKFRFTLVRHEQAAGHAAEGYAVATGRVGVCIVTSGPGATNMITPIADANMDSVPLVVITGQVGVNAIGTDAFQEADIVGATYPVVKHSYLVTRAQDIPRVLAEAHYIARSGRPGPVVVDLTKTAQTGEMYYSWPQRMILPGYNPTTKAHGRVISDAAKLFAQSYRPVLYVGGGAVRSNASAEVAELAEVTGAPIVTTLPARGIVPNSNPKALGMLGMHGTVAATAAAQRCDLLVAIGARFDDRVTGKLDAFAPGARVIHIDIDPAEIGKNRAPDVPIVGDVSTVLNDLIPEIKRSQAIGGKPNLKPWWDELNRLREEYAIDYDQPCDKPTDGSLAPQWVIKQLSDHADPSTIWVSDVGQHQMWSAQLIDFEKPHSWISSGGLGTMGFGLPAAIGASVGSQRDFKGRKPVWLIAGDGSFQMTSEELTTAFLDHAPVKIAIINNSVYGMVRQWQTLFFGQHYSQTNLADGDSKEGGEFFDVPDFVKLAEAYGCVGLRAFTEDEAIDAINKANEINDRPVLIDFRVWKDAMVWPMVAAGASNNEVAYRPGTQPLLHKGVDDGDQA; from the coding sequence ATGGCTCTACCCACACCATTGCAGGCGTTCAGCGGCGTTCCGAAAAACACCGCATCCGCAGACAAGCAGACGATCATCGACGGTGAGAAAATGACCGGCGCGCAGGCGTTGATTCGCGCGCTGGAGGATTTGGGCGTGCAGGACGTGTTCGGCCTGCCCGGCGGCGCCATCCTGCCGGTGTTCCACGCGATCAACGACGATACGAAGTTCCGGTTTACGCTCGTACGCCACGAGCAGGCCGCCGGCCATGCCGCCGAAGGCTATGCGGTGGCGACAGGCCGCGTGGGTGTGTGCATCGTCACGTCCGGCCCGGGCGCGACGAACATGATCACCCCAATCGCCGACGCGAACATGGATTCCGTGCCGCTCGTCGTGATCACCGGTCAGGTGGGCGTGAACGCCATCGGCACCGACGCCTTCCAGGAGGCGGACATCGTTGGGGCGACCTATCCGGTCGTCAAGCACTCGTATCTTGTGACCCGCGCACAGGATATCCCCCGCGTGCTCGCCGAGGCGCACTATATCGCCCGTTCGGGCCGCCCCGGCCCGGTGGTCGTGGACCTGACCAAGACCGCGCAGACCGGCGAGATGTATTATTCGTGGCCGCAGCGCATGATTCTGCCCGGTTACAACCCCACCACGAAGGCGCACGGCCGCGTGATCTCGGATGCGGCGAAGCTGTTCGCGCAGTCGTACCGTCCCGTGCTGTACGTGGGCGGTGGCGCGGTGCGTTCCAACGCGTCCGCCGAAGTGGCCGAACTGGCCGAAGTGACCGGCGCGCCGATCGTCACCACGCTCCCGGCCCGTGGCATCGTGCCGAACTCGAACCCCAAGGCGCTTGGAATGCTCGGCATGCACGGCACCGTCGCCGCCACCGCGGCCGCGCAGCGCTGCGACCTGCTGGTCGCCATCGGCGCGCGCTTTGACGACCGTGTGACCGGCAAGCTTGACGCGTTCGCACCCGGTGCGCGGGTGATCCACATCGACATCGATCCAGCCGAAATCGGCAAGAACCGCGCTCCCGACGTGCCGATCGTCGGCGACGTGTCCACCGTGCTCAACGACCTGATTCCCGAAATCAAGCGTTCTCAGGCCATCGGCGGCAAGCCGAACCTCAAGCCGTGGTGGGACGAGCTCAACCGCCTGCGCGAGGAATATGCCATCGATTACGATCAGCCGTGCGATAAGCCGACCGATGGTTCGCTCGCGCCGCAGTGGGTCATCAAGCAGCTGTCCGACCATGCCGACCCCTCCACGATCTGGGTGTCCGACGTCGGTCAGCACCAGATGTGGTCGGCCCAGCTGATTGATTTCGAGAAGCCGCATTCGTGGATCTCCTCCGGCGGCCTCGGCACGATGGGCTTCGGCCTCCCGGCCGCCATCGGCGCTTCGGTCGGCTCCCAGCGCGACTTCAAGGGGCGCAAGCCGGTGTGGCTGATCGCGGGCGACGGCTCGTTCCAGATGACTTCCGAAGAGCTGACGACCGCGTTCCTGGATCATGCGCCGGTGAAGATCGCCATCATCAACAACTCCGTGTACGGCATGGTGCGCCAGTGGCAGACTCTGTTCTTCGGGCAGCACTACTCCCAGACCAACCTGGCTGACGGCGATTCGAAGGAAGGCGGAGAGTTCTTCGACGTGCCTGATTTCGTCAAGCTCGCCGAGGCGTACGGCTGTGTCGGCCTTCGCGCGTTCACCGAGGACGAGGCGATTGACGCGATCAACAAAGCGAACGAGATCAACGACCGTCCGGTGCTGATCGACTTCCGCGTATGGAAGGACGCCATGGTGTGGCCGATGGTGGCAGCCGGCGCGTCCAACAACGAGGTCGCGTATCGTCCGGGCACGCAGCCGCTGCTGCACAAGGGCGTCGACGATGGTGACCAGGCGTGA
- the ilvN gene encoding acetolactate synthase small subunit — MAMYPASRLGSERHTLSVLVENRPGVLARIAGLFARRAFNINSLSVSPTERPDISRVTVTADVEAVPLEQIIKQLNKLLHVLKIVELDPNTTVERELVLIKVAANESNRSDVLEIVRLFRVRVVDVNPESLTIEATGAEGKIDALLGLLEHYGVIELVRSGAVAVTRGPKALSEKVIGSEIKGR; from the coding sequence ATGGCTATGTATCCCGCTTCCCGCCTCGGTTCCGAGCGTCACACGCTGTCGGTGCTCGTCGAGAACCGTCCCGGCGTGCTGGCCCGCATCGCCGGCCTGTTCGCCCGTCGTGCGTTCAACATCAACTCGCTGTCCGTCTCGCCGACCGAGCGTCCGGACATTTCCCGCGTCACCGTGACCGCCGACGTGGAGGCCGTGCCGCTGGAGCAGATCATCAAGCAGCTCAACAAGCTGCTGCACGTGCTCAAGATTGTCGAACTCGATCCGAACACCACTGTGGAGCGTGAACTGGTGCTCATCAAGGTGGCGGCGAACGAGTCGAACCGTTCTGACGTGCTGGAGATCGTGCGCCTGTTCCGTGTGCGTGTTGTCGATGTGAACCCGGAGTCGCTGACCATCGAGGCCACCGGTGCCGAAGGCAAGATCGACGCGCTGCTGGGTCTGTTGGAGCACTACGGCGTGATCGAGCTGGTGCGTTCCGGCGCGGTCGCCGTGACGCGCGGTCCGAAGGCGCTGAGCGAAAAGGTCATCGGCTCCGAGATTAAGGGCCGCTGA
- a CDS encoding nicotinate phosphoribosyltransferase, protein MVDYSPALMTDMYEYTMLDASLKDGTANRKCVFEVYTRHLPEGRRYGVVAGIGRILDELSRFLLSDEDLRFLSDRKVVSKETISWLENLHFSGSIKGYREGEMFFPNSPILQVEGTFGECTLLETLVLSVLNYDSAVASAASRMVSAAKDRPCMDMGGRRTNEWAAVAAARAAVIGGFQGTANLLAAQLYGLKAIGTAAHCFTLVHDDERSAFASQVEALGRNTTLLVDTYNVEEAVKTAVEVAGPQLGGVRIDSGDLAAMAQRVRNQLDALGATNTKITVTNDLDEYALAALQSAPVDSYGVGTMLVTGSGAPTCAMVYKLTERENSAGVMQPVAKKSKDKASVPGRKLAYRSYEYGLAETEHVISGSETQLAEYRPAEGWKDLLVDYVDHGDIDSRYQGHAAIADAHEYRAKALRELPITAQSLMKGEPVIPTEITVL, encoded by the coding sequence ATGGTCGATTATTCACCGGCACTGATGACGGATATGTATGAGTACACGATGCTGGACGCCAGCCTGAAGGATGGCACGGCGAACCGCAAATGCGTGTTCGAGGTGTATACGCGCCACCTGCCCGAAGGCCGCCGTTACGGCGTCGTGGCGGGCATCGGCCGCATTCTGGATGAGCTGAGTCGGTTCCTCCTCAGCGACGAGGACCTGCGTTTCCTGTCCGACCGCAAGGTGGTTAGCAAGGAGACGATTTCGTGGCTGGAGAACCTGCATTTCTCCGGTTCGATCAAGGGTTACCGCGAGGGCGAGATGTTCTTCCCGAATTCGCCGATTCTGCAGGTCGAGGGCACGTTCGGCGAGTGCACGCTGCTGGAGACGCTGGTGCTGAGCGTGCTGAACTATGATTCGGCGGTCGCATCCGCCGCCTCGCGCATGGTGAGCGCAGCGAAGGACCGCCCCTGCATGGACATGGGCGGGCGCCGCACCAACGAGTGGGCCGCGGTGGCAGCCGCACGAGCCGCGGTCATCGGCGGTTTCCAGGGCACAGCGAACCTGCTTGCGGCGCAGCTGTATGGACTGAAGGCCATCGGCACCGCCGCGCACTGCTTCACGCTCGTACATGATGACGAGCGCAGCGCCTTCGCCTCGCAGGTCGAGGCGCTTGGCCGCAACACCACGCTTCTGGTGGACACGTACAACGTCGAAGAGGCGGTGAAGACCGCCGTGGAGGTCGCCGGTCCTCAGCTGGGCGGCGTGCGCATCGATTCGGGCGATCTGGCCGCCATGGCGCAGCGCGTGCGCAACCAGCTGGACGCCCTGGGCGCGACGAACACGAAGATCACCGTCACCAACGATCTGGACGAGTACGCGCTGGCCGCCCTGCAGAGCGCGCCGGTGGACTCGTACGGCGTGGGCACGATGCTGGTCACCGGCTCCGGTGCCCCGACCTGCGCGATGGTGTACAAGCTCACCGAGCGCGAGAATTCGGCTGGCGTGATGCAGCCCGTGGCGAAGAAGTCGAAGGACAAGGCCAGTGTTCCCGGCCGCAAGCTCGCCTACCGTTCATATGAGTATGGTCTGGCCGAGACGGAACATGTGATCTCCGGATCGGAAACCCAGCTGGCCGAGTATCGTCCGGCTGAGGGATGGAAAGACCTGCTGGTCGACTACGTCGACCACGGTGACATCGATTCGCGTTATCAGGGTCACGCCGCCATCGCCGACGCGCACGAATACCGGGCCAAGGCCCTGCGCGAACTGCCGATCACCGCGCAAAGCCTGATGAAAGGCGAGCCGGTAATCCCCACCGAAATCACCGTACTGTAA
- the rph gene encoding ribonuclease PH — protein sequence MAEIKDMLDKAMVIRADGRVVDELRPVRITRHFTDVPEGSVLIECGNTRVMCTATFTPSVPRWRKDSGLGWVTAEYSMLPRATAERTDRESVRGKVGGRTHEISRLIGRCLRGVVDMKALGENQIQIDCDVLQADGGTRTASITGAYVALVDAMRWAEQKRHIRSADRVLKDAVSAVSVGVINGTPMLDLPYIEDSQAMTDMNVAMTGSGDFIEIQGTAEHRPFNRAELNTLLDLAEKGNKELQAAQRAALSLD from the coding sequence ATGGCTGAAATCAAAGACATGTTGGACAAGGCAATGGTGATTCGCGCGGACGGCCGCGTAGTGGACGAACTGCGCCCGGTGCGCATCACGCGGCACTTCACGGACGTGCCCGAAGGATCGGTACTCATCGAATGCGGCAACACGCGCGTGATGTGCACGGCGACGTTCACGCCGTCGGTGCCGCGCTGGCGCAAGGATTCCGGACTCGGCTGGGTGACCGCCGAATATTCGATGCTGCCGCGAGCCACCGCCGAGCGCACCGACCGCGAGTCAGTGCGCGGCAAGGTCGGCGGCCGCACCCATGAGATCAGCCGTCTGATCGGCCGCTGCCTGCGCGGCGTCGTCGACATGAAGGCGCTTGGCGAGAACCAGATCCAGATCGACTGCGATGTGCTGCAGGCTGATGGCGGCACCCGCACCGCCTCGATCACCGGCGCGTATGTGGCGCTGGTCGACGCGATGCGCTGGGCTGAGCAGAAGCGCCACATTCGTTCGGCCGACCGCGTGCTCAAAGACGCCGTTTCCGCGGTGTCGGTCGGCGTTATCAACGGCACGCCGATGCTTGACCTGCCCTACATCGAGGACAGTCAGGCGATGACCGACATGAACGTGGCGATGACCGGATCCGGTGACTTCATCGAGATCCAGGGCACCGCCGAACACCGCCCGTTCAACCGCGCCGAACTCAACACATTGCTCGACCTCGCCGAAAAGGGCAACAAGGAGCTTCAGGCCGCCCAGCGTGCCGCCCTCTCGCTCGATTGA
- a CDS encoding non-canonical purine NTP pyrophosphatase, producing the protein MKLVVATHNEGKLVEIRRILEEDLGADAAQVELVSAGSLGLPDPVETGVTFQENALLKARFVAGLTGLPAIADDSGLIVDVMGNAPGILSARWAGEHGNDPANNALLLAQLSDIPDAARTARFRCAAALAVPDSAAPVAGGRHAIVSETVEIGEMPGRILRAARGEHGFGYDPLFVPDDQPERAAADHPLTSAEMDAAEKNAISHRGKAIRALVPAVEALLR; encoded by the coding sequence ATGAAACTCGTCGTCGCTACGCACAACGAAGGCAAACTCGTTGAAATCCGCCGCATTCTCGAAGAGGATCTGGGCGCGGACGCCGCTCAGGTGGAGCTTGTCTCCGCCGGCAGCCTCGGCCTGCCCGACCCGGTCGAGACGGGCGTCACCTTCCAGGAGAACGCACTGCTCAAAGCGCGGTTTGTGGCCGGTCTCACCGGCCTGCCGGCCATCGCCGACGACTCCGGACTGATTGTGGACGTGATGGGCAACGCGCCTGGCATCCTGTCCGCGCGCTGGGCGGGGGAGCATGGCAATGATCCGGCGAACAACGCGTTGCTACTCGCCCAGCTCTCCGACATCCCGGACGCGGCGCGCACGGCCCGTTTCCGCTGCGCCGCCGCACTGGCCGTGCCGGATTCCGCGGCCCCTGTGGCGGGCGGGAGGCACGCCATCGTCTCCGAAACCGTCGAAATCGGCGAAATGCCGGGGCGCATCCTGCGCGCGGCGCGCGGCGAGCATGGTTTCGGCTACGACCCGCTGTTCGTGCCGGACGACCAGCCGGAGCGGGCCGCTGCGGACCATCCGCTGACCAGCGCGGAGATGGACGCGGCGGAAAAGAACGCGATTTCGCACCGCGGCAAAGCCATCAGGGCTCTCGTGCCGGCGGTCGAGGCGCTGTTGCGGTAG
- a CDS encoding AEC family transporter, giving the protein MTAILKPIAFLLIIVAAYLVKRAGLFKPRDYRVMQVVVFDFTLPASIIVSFATNPHHLSMLLISVFAIVFGLLPLLLVYAATRHKPVADRAFLMLNCSGFNIGNFCFPVIQTFMGPSALVTASMFDIGNSVIVTAGSNVMTTSLLHIDMDRPLTEQHAGAAPTLPYSKPRDKDARRLARRAKAKQILKGFLTSVPFNVYLLMIVVMLFSIHIPAFVPTLLQPVADANSFCSVFMVGMLMDLPRTGKDVGSVLRVLGWRLPLGVLFAAACWFLLPFDASVRKTAVMLSLAPTAVFSTLFTDRVLGNAKLAGFTLSVTAVISIVLMTIVNFVIPA; this is encoded by the coding sequence ATGACCGCGATACTGAAACCCATAGCGTTTCTGCTCATCATCGTCGCTGCGTATCTGGTCAAGCGGGCGGGACTGTTCAAGCCACGCGACTATCGCGTCATGCAGGTGGTGGTGTTCGATTTCACGCTTCCCGCCTCCATCATCGTCTCGTTCGCCACGAACCCGCATCATCTGAGCATGCTGCTGATCTCGGTGTTCGCCATCGTCTTCGGCCTGCTGCCGCTGCTGCTGGTGTATGCGGCGACCCGGCACAAGCCCGTCGCGGACCGCGCGTTCCTGATGCTCAACTGCTCCGGATTCAACATCGGCAATTTCTGCTTCCCCGTAATCCAGACGTTCATGGGGCCTTCGGCGCTGGTCACCGCCTCGATGTTCGACATCGGCAATTCCGTGATCGTGACCGCCGGCTCAAACGTGATGACGACGTCGCTGCTGCACATCGACATGGACCGGCCGCTCACCGAACAGCATGCGGGAGCCGCGCCGACACTTCCCTATTCGAAGCCACGGGACAAAGACGCCCGCAGGCTCGCCCGCCGCGCGAAGGCCAAGCAGATCCTCAAGGGATTCCTTACTTCGGTGCCGTTCAACGTGTATCTGCTGATGATCGTGGTCATGCTCTTCAGCATTCACATCCCGGCGTTCGTGCCGACGCTGCTGCAGCCGGTGGCGGATGCGAACTCGTTCTGCTCGGTGTTCATGGTGGGCATGCTGATGGATTTGCCGCGCACCGGCAAGGATGTCGGCAGCGTGCTGCGGGTGCTCGGTTGGCGCTTGCCGCTCGGCGTGCTGTTCGCGGCCGCTTGCTGGTTCCTTCTGCCGTTCGATGCGTCCGTGCGAAAGACGGCGGTGATGCTGTCGCTCGCGCCCACGGCCGTGTTCTCGACACTGTTCACCGACCGCGTACTCGGTAACGCGAAGCTCGCCGGGTTCACGCTGTCCGTCACCGCGGTCATCTCAATCGTGCTGATGACCATCGTGAATTTCGTGATTCCCGCGTGA
- the pgi gene encoding glucose-6-phosphate isomerase — MAINPPVDATKTPEWAALQKHYDELQAEGVSLKQWFADDAERVDKLSFDAGDLHFDLSKNLIKPETLQLFADLAKAVKLDERTKAMYTGVHINNTEDRAVLHTVLRRPVEDEGKYIVDGQDTVKDVREVLDRIYAFADEVRSGKWTGVTGKKIETVVNIGIGGSDLGPVMVYEALKPYADAGISARYISNIDPNDLAEKTKGLDPETTLFIIVSKTFTTLETLTNAREARTWLLEELKAKGAIDGSDEKNAEAIKKHFVAVSTNLEKVAEFGIDPNNAFGFWNWVGGRYSVDSAVGTSLAVVFGPARFEEFLHGFHEIDEYFANTPFEKNVVVLLGMLNVWYRNFFKVASHAVLPYDQYLHRFPAYLQQLTMESNGKSVRWDGTPVTSETGEIFWGEPGTNGQHAFYQLIHQGTQLIPADFIAFVNTPNPTKDGDQDVHELFLGNYFAQTKALAFGKTADEVRAEGTPEEIVPARVFSGNRPTTSIFGVALTPFALGELIALYEHITFVEGTVWGLDSYDQWGVELGKQLAKQITPAISQDDDALAAQDASTQSLIKFYRANREF; from the coding sequence ATGGCCATCAATCCGCCAGTTGACGCCACCAAGACCCCCGAGTGGGCCGCGCTGCAGAAGCACTATGACGAGCTGCAGGCCGAGGGCGTCAGCCTCAAGCAGTGGTTCGCCGATGACGCCGAGCGCGTCGACAAGCTGTCGTTCGACGCCGGCGACCTGCACTTCGACCTGTCCAAGAACCTGATCAAGCCGGAGACCCTCCAGCTGTTCGCCGACCTCGCCAAGGCCGTCAAGCTCGACGAGCGCACCAAGGCGATGTACACCGGCGTGCACATCAACAACACCGAGGACCGCGCCGTGCTGCACACCGTGCTGCGCCGCCCGGTCGAGGACGAGGGCAAGTACATCGTCGACGGTCAGGACACCGTCAAGGACGTGCGCGAGGTGCTTGACCGCATCTACGCCTTCGCCGACGAAGTGCGTTCCGGCAAGTGGACCGGCGTGACCGGCAAGAAGATCGAGACCGTCGTCAACATCGGCATCGGCGGCTCCGACCTGGGCCCCGTCATGGTGTACGAGGCGCTCAAGCCCTACGCGGACGCCGGCATCTCCGCCCGTTACATCTCCAACATCGACCCGAACGACCTGGCCGAGAAGACCAAGGGCCTCGACCCGGAGACCACCCTGTTCATCATCGTCTCCAAGACCTTCACCACGCTGGAGACCCTGACCAACGCCCGTGAGGCCCGCACCTGGCTGCTCGAGGAGCTCAAGGCCAAGGGTGCCATCGACGGTTCCGACGAGAAGAACGCCGAAGCCATCAAGAAGCACTTCGTCGCCGTCTCCACCAACCTGGAGAAGGTCGCCGAGTTCGGCATCGACCCGAACAACGCCTTCGGCTTCTGGAACTGGGTCGGCGGCCGTTACTCCGTCGACTCCGCCGTCGGCACCTCCCTGGCCGTGGTCTTCGGACCTGCCCGCTTCGAGGAGTTCCTGCACGGCTTCCACGAGATCGACGAATACTTCGCCAACACCCCGTTCGAGAAGAACGTCGTCGTGCTGCTCGGCATGCTGAACGTGTGGTACCGCAACTTCTTCAAGGTCGCCTCCCACGCCGTGCTGCCGTACGACCAGTACCTGCACCGCTTCCCGGCCTACCTGCAACAGCTGACCATGGAATCCAACGGCAAGTCCGTGCGCTGGGACGGCACCCCCGTCACCTCCGAGACCGGCGAAATCTTCTGGGGCGAGCCCGGCACCAACGGCCAGCACGCCTTCTACCAGCTGATCCACCAGGGCACCCAGCTCATCCCGGCCGACTTCATCGCGTTCGTGAACACCCCGAACCCGACCAAGGACGGCGACCAGGACGTGCATGAGCTGTTCCTCGGCAACTACTTCGCGCAGACCAAGGCGCTGGCATTCGGCAAGACCGCTGACGAGGTCCGCGCCGAAGGCACCCCGGAAGAGATCGTTCCGGCCCGCGTGTTCTCCGGCAACCGCCCGACCACCTCGATCTTCGGTGTGGCTCTGACCCCGTTCGCGCTTGGCGAGCTCATCGCCCTGTACGAGCACATCACCTTCGTTGAGGGTACCGTGTGGGGCCTCGACTCCTACGACCAGTGGGGCGTCGAGCTCGGCAAGCAGCTCGCCAAGCAGATCACCCCGGCCATCTCTCAGGACGACGACGCCCTCGCCGCCCAGGACGCCTCCACCCAGTCCCTGATCAAGTTCTACCGCGCCAACCGCGAGTTCTGA